One genomic segment of Pseudomonadota bacterium includes these proteins:
- a CDS encoding ectoine synthase has translation MFAKTLDGLRDAGAEKVLGGGKVRSTRFLTATDGMGFALSDVRLETGHEQDLWYKNHWEANYVVAGSGHVEETGTGQTWPLETGVIYTVGPKDRHRVVATSDVHIISIFDPPITGNEAHDADGSYAPSGPVPAGREAMFVKTLGELRAADKEMVVAGGSARTVRILLQEDGLGFSLSDVNLAAGNRNTLWYKNHWEANYILDGRGEVTDLTTGESWSMAPGMMYCVGPDDRHSMFAETDLHLISVFCPALKGDEVHDAEGTLAPSGPVPPGPATA, from the coding sequence ATGTTCGCGAAGACACTGGACGGGTTGCGCGACGCGGGCGCCGAAAAAGTGCTGGGCGGCGGCAAGGTGCGTTCGACACGGTTCCTGACGGCGACCGACGGCATGGGCTTCGCCCTATCGGATGTCCGGCTCGAGACCGGCCATGAACAGGACCTCTGGTACAAGAACCACTGGGAAGCCAACTACGTCGTCGCAGGCTCCGGCCACGTCGAGGAAACCGGCACCGGCCAGACCTGGCCGCTTGAAACCGGCGTGATCTACACGGTCGGACCGAAGGACCGGCACCGTGTTGTCGCCACCAGCGACGTGCACATCATCAGCATTTTCGATCCGCCGATCACGGGCAATGAGGCGCACGATGCCGACGGGTCCTATGCGCCCAGCGGGCCGGTGCCGGCGGGCCGCGAGGCGATGTTCGTCAAAACGCTTGGCGAGCTTCGCGCGGCCGACAAGGAGATGGTCGTCGCCGGCGGCTCGGCGCGCACCGTGCGCATCTTGCTGCAAGAAGACGGCCTGGGCTTCAGCCTGTCCGACGTCAACCTGGCCGCCGGCAACCGCAACACGCTTTGGTACAAGAACCATTGGGAAGCCAACTACATTCTCGATGGGCGCGGCGAGGTCACGGACCTCACCACCGGCGAGAGCTGGTCGATGGCGCCAGGCATGATGTACTGCGTCGGTCCCGACGACCGCCACAGCATGTTTGCCGAGACCGATCTGCACCTGATCAGCGTCTTCTGTCCGGCGCTGAAGGGTGACGAGGTCCACGACGCCGAGGGCACGCTGGCGCCTTCCGGACCGGTACCGCCGGGCCCGGCCACGGCATAG
- a CDS encoding ectoine synthase has product MLIRTMDDMEKAGRIVSISHGRATAVRPLTKSDGMGFSVSEARGRAGSGSDLWYKNHWEANYVRSGRGWVQDLTSGQKWDLEPGMMYIVGPKDRHHIQSSDEEAIRVISTFNPPIEGDETHDDDGAYPPTGDIPEGPGRMLVRSRDDVAAQGLAFSRADGASRIARFVTAGDKLGFAISEVRFKQGREADLWYKNHWEANLVLDGTFEVTERNTGDVHTMGPGALYCVGPNDPHHIKAVTDVRLISVFNPPLEGHETHDEDGAYPPTGPLPPGPTG; this is encoded by the coding sequence ATGCTGATACGCACCATGGACGATATGGAAAAGGCCGGCCGGATCGTTTCGATCTCCCATGGCCGCGCGACCGCGGTCCGGCCGCTGACCAAGTCGGACGGCATGGGCTTCAGCGTCTCGGAGGCGCGCGGGCGCGCCGGCAGCGGCAGCGATCTCTGGTACAAGAACCACTGGGAAGCCAACTACGTGCGCTCCGGCCGCGGCTGGGTCCAAGACCTGACCAGCGGCCAGAAGTGGGATCTGGAACCGGGCATGATGTACATCGTCGGCCCGAAGGACCGCCATCACATCCAAAGCAGTGACGAAGAAGCGATCAGGGTCATCAGCACCTTCAACCCGCCGATTGAAGGCGACGAGACCCACGATGACGATGGCGCCTATCCGCCGACCGGCGACATCCCGGAGGGACCCGGGCGCATGCTGGTCAGAAGCCGCGATGACGTGGCGGCCCAGGGCCTTGCCTTCTCACGCGCCGACGGCGCCAGCCGGATCGCGCGTTTCGTCACCGCCGGCGACAAGCTGGGCTTCGCCATCAGCGAGGTCCGTTTCAAACAGGGCCGCGAGGCCGACCTTTGGTACAAGAACCACTGGGAAGCGAACCTGGTGCTGGACGGCACCTTCGAAGTGACCGAGCGCAACACCGGCGATGTCCACACGATGGGGCCAGGCGCGCTCTATTGCGTTGGACCGAACGATCCCCATCACATCAAGGCGGTCACCGACGTCCGCCTGATCAGCGTCTTCAACCCGCCGCTCGAGGGCCACGAGACCCATGACGAGGACGGCGCCTATCCGCCCACCGGTCCGCTGCCGCCAGGTCCAACCGGCTAG